The genomic segment TACAAAACCCGCATCGGCATCTGGATGTTCATCCTCTACACGCTGATCTATGCAGGCTTCATAGCGATCAACACCGTCAAGCCGACCCTCATGGAAATGACCTTCGGCGGCCTCAACCTGGCCATGATCTACGGCATCGGCCTGATCGTCTTCGCCTTCATTCTGGCACTCATCTATAACAGTCTCTGCACCAAGGCAGAGATTCGTTTGAATCAATAAGGGGGGGACGACCATGATCTACGCACAATCACCTCTGGCCATCGCCCTCTTTGCCGCCTTCGTTTTCTTCGTAGTGGGGCTCTCCTTCTACCTCGGTCGCCGCACCACCTCTTCGGCGGGCTACTATGCCGCCGGCGGCAACATCCACTGGTTCACCAACGGCATCGCTTTCGCCGGCGACTACCTCTCCGCCGCCTCCTTCCTCGGCATCTGCGGCATGATCGCCACTGCCGGCTATGACGGCTGGATGTACGCCGTCGGCTATCTGGCCGGCTGGATGGTCGCCCTCTTCCTGGTCGCCGAACCGATGAAGCGCCTCGGCAAGTACACCTTCACCGACGCCCTCGACTCCAAGTTCAACTCCAAGGGGATTCAGCTGATGGCCGCCATCAGCACCCTGGTCGTTTCGGTCTTCTACCTGATTCCGCAGATGGTCGGTGCCGGCACCCTGGTGACGCCGCTCCTCGGCCTGCCCCATGCCGCCGGCGTCATCATCGTCGGCGTGGTCGTGACCATCATCGTCGCCACCGCCGGCATGGCCTCCACCACCTACGTCCAGTTCATGAAGGGCGGCCTGCTGCTGATCTTCTCCACCATTCTGGTCGTCGGCGTTCTCACCCGCGGGCTCTCCAGCACCCCCGACCAGGGCGGCAGCAAGCCCTACCACGACTTTCAGACGCTGCAGGCCAGCGTTGCCGCCGACGGCAGCCTGGAGCTTTCCGACTCCGGCTACGTCGCCGCAGCCGACTGGCAGAACTCGGTTTTCGGCCAGGCCGGTTTCGTCAAACTGACCA from the Desulfuromonadales bacterium genome contains:
- a CDS encoding DUF485 domain-containing protein, yielding MAHGPAVKLGKDNASGYKTRIGIWMFILYTLIYAGFIAINTVKPTLMEMTFGGLNLAMIYGIGLIVFAFILALIYNSLCTKAEIRLNQ
- a CDS encoding cation acetate symporter — encoded protein: MIYAQSPLAIALFAAFVFFVVGLSFYLGRRTTSSAGYYAAGGNIHWFTNGIAFAGDYLSAASFLGICGMIATAGYDGWMYAVGYLAGWMVALFLVAEPMKRLGKYTFTDALDSKFNSKGIQLMAAISTLVVSVFYLIPQMVGAGTLVTPLLGLPHAAGVIIVGVVVTIIVATAGMASTTYVQFMKGGLLLIFSTILVVGVLTRGLSSTPDQGGSKPYHDFQTLQASVAADGSLELSDSGYVAAADWQNSVFGQAGFVKLTKDGVDTIWKMSKTEQGAITLEETLYKAELAGGTTVYNGGTAEDGKFFAVGHLKEVRMGGQTVAQTGAVGPLEFLKTVQDSTIVLWGSKIIKEGESTYTIFYQKPTPGSLVLRPGLKFKVDNATASEKFNFISLMLALFCGTAALPHILIRYYTVPSQAAARKSTIVAIAAIGFFYILTIFMGLGAMTNGVINIMDNNMSAPLLALSFGVVLFAIISSIAFATVLGTVSGLIVAASGAVAHDLMDKFLGMNLSDKGMVLAG